A region of uncultured Desulfobacter sp. DNA encodes the following proteins:
- a CDS encoding efflux RND transporter permease subunit has protein sequence MSRFFIDRPIFAWVIAIVIMLSGLFAVFTLPVEQYPKIAPPCITISARYPGASAQVVEDSVTQVIEQSLTGIDHLRYFSASSESSGQLTINLTFEPEADPDIAQVQVQNKISKVESLLPQEVQQQGLTVQKASDSFLLLVGLYSEDGVLEYGDLSDYLKSNMADPVSRVQGVGDLTVFGSQYAMRIWVNPEKLNAFNLMPSDVVAAIQARNTDVSSGQLGGAPAIEGQQLNAVVTAQSKLQTIEDFEKILVKVNPDGSQVRVKDVARVEKGSETYGFNTRYNRMPAAAMAISLATGANALDTAKRVKDKVKELSQFLPPGLKVIFPYDTTPFVRLSIEEVLKTLVEAIVLVFIVMYLFLQSFRATLIPTIAVPVVLLGTFGILSAFGFSINTLSMFAMVLAIGLLVDDAIVVVENVERVMSETGKLPKDATRESMGQITGALVGIAMVLSAVFIPMAFFSGSTGAIYRQFSLTLVSAMALSVLVALVLTPALCSTLLKPVEKGHHESKRGFFGWFNKSFDLSKAMYKSSVRYAATRVVRFLVVYVLIIFGLIYIFKGIPTGFLPDEDQGMMMTMVSAPPGATMERTQQAVYKVEDYFLDQEKENVKSLFTVVGYSHSGRGQNVAMGFLNLTDWSVRHRPDQKAAAVAGRAMGRMFGIKDASVYAFIPPAILALGDATGFDFELVDRGGLGHTALMNARNQMLGMASQNPKLVGVRPNGLSDVPEYKLHIDYEKAEALGVTTTNITNVLQTAWGSSYVNDFMDGNRLKKVYIQGDASSRMLPEDINRWHVRNSKGNMVPFSSFTYGEWTYGSPRLERYNGSSSVEILGAPAPGVSSGEAMAIIEDLAKKLPKGIALEWTGLSYEERMAGSQSGMLYAISLLFVFLCLAALYESWSIPFSVMLVVPLGIVGSVAATSWAGLSNDVYFQIALLTTVGLASKNAILIVEFAKSLYEGGVELVQAAVMAAEIRLRPILMTSFAFILGVTPLAISDGAGSASQNAIGIGVIGGMVAATSLAIIFVPLFFILIERGSEKKKQAENGQGE, from the coding sequence ATGTCTCGTTTCTTTATAGATCGCCCCATATTTGCATGGGTTATCGCAATTGTCATCATGCTGTCCGGGCTGTTTGCCGTGTTCACCTTGCCGGTGGAACAATATCCTAAAATTGCCCCGCCCTGCATCACCATTTCAGCCAGGTATCCGGGTGCCTCGGCCCAGGTCGTGGAGGACAGTGTCACCCAGGTTATAGAACAGTCCCTGACCGGCATTGACCATCTAAGATATTTTTCTGCCTCCAGTGAATCAAGTGGTCAGCTCACCATCAATCTGACCTTTGAGCCTGAAGCAGATCCGGATATTGCCCAGGTCCAGGTGCAGAACAAAATATCCAAGGTGGAAAGTCTGCTGCCCCAGGAAGTCCAGCAGCAGGGTTTAACCGTCCAGAAAGCATCTGACAGCTTCCTGTTGTTAGTCGGATTGTATTCCGAGGATGGCGTTTTGGAGTATGGTGATCTTTCAGATTACCTTAAATCCAACATGGCGGACCCGGTTTCCCGTGTCCAGGGGGTGGGCGATTTAACCGTGTTCGGCTCCCAGTACGCCATGCGGATATGGGTCAACCCGGAAAAACTCAATGCCTTTAACCTGATGCCCTCGGATGTTGTTGCCGCCATCCAGGCGCGAAACACCGACGTCTCCTCGGGCCAACTGGGCGGCGCTCCTGCCATCGAAGGCCAGCAGCTCAATGCCGTTGTTACGGCCCAGTCCAAACTGCAGACCATAGAAGATTTTGAAAAAATTCTGGTCAAGGTCAACCCGGACGGTTCCCAGGTCAGGGTAAAAGATGTGGCCAGGGTGGAAAAAGGATCGGAGACCTATGGGTTCAACACCCGGTATAACCGGATGCCCGCGGCTGCCATGGCCATCAGCCTTGCCACCGGTGCCAATGCCCTTGACACGGCCAAACGGGTCAAAGATAAAGTTAAGGAGTTGAGTCAATTTCTGCCGCCCGGACTGAAAGTGATTTTTCCCTACGACACCACGCCCTTTGTCCGGCTCTCCATAGAAGAGGTGCTCAAGACCCTGGTGGAAGCCATTGTGTTGGTTTTTATCGTCATGTACCTGTTTCTGCAAAGCTTCAGGGCGACTCTGATTCCCACCATTGCGGTGCCGGTGGTCTTGCTTGGTACATTTGGCATACTGTCGGCATTCGGATTCAGCATCAATACGTTGTCCATGTTTGCCATGGTACTTGCCATCGGGCTTCTGGTGGATGATGCCATTGTTGTGGTGGAGAACGTGGAAAGGGTGATGTCCGAAACCGGTAAGCTGCCCAAAGATGCCACCCGGGAGTCCATGGGCCAGATCACCGGAGCCCTTGTGGGTATCGCCATGGTGCTGTCTGCTGTATTTATTCCTATGGCGTTTTTCTCCGGTTCCACTGGCGCCATCTACCGGCAGTTTTCACTGACCCTGGTATCGGCCATGGCGCTTTCCGTGCTCGTGGCCCTGGTCTTGACCCCGGCTCTTTGCTCCACACTGCTTAAGCCCGTGGAAAAAGGGCATCATGAGAGTAAACGCGGTTTTTTCGGCTGGTTCAACAAGAGCTTTGACTTGAGCAAGGCCATGTATAAATCCAGTGTCAGATATGCAGCCACCCGGGTGGTGAGGTTCCTGGTGGTCTATGTATTGATCATTTTCGGCCTGATTTATATTTTCAAAGGCATCCCCACAGGATTTCTGCCCGACGAAGACCAGGGCATGATGATGACCATGGTCTCCGCTCCGCCGGGTGCCACCATGGAACGGACCCAGCAGGCTGTATATAAAGTGGAAGACTACTTTCTGGACCAGGAGAAGGAGAATGTCAAAAGTCTGTTTACGGTTGTGGGGTACAGCCATTCCGGACGCGGCCAGAACGTGGCCATGGGCTTTCTTAATCTGACGGACTGGTCCGTGCGCCATCGGCCGGACCAGAAAGCTGCCGCTGTTGCAGGCCGGGCCATGGGCCGCATGTTCGGCATCAAGGATGCATCCGTGTATGCCTTTATTCCGCCGGCCATTCTGGCCCTGGGTGATGCCACCGGTTTTGACTTTGAGCTGGTGGACCGGGGTGGACTGGGCCATACTGCATTGATGAACGCCAGAAACCAGATGCTGGGAATGGCTTCCCAGAACCCCAAACTGGTGGGTGTCCGTCCCAACGGATTATCCGATGTGCCGGAGTACAAGCTGCACATCGACTATGAAAAGGCCGAAGCTTTGGGTGTGACCACAACCAATATCACCAATGTGCTGCAGACCGCTTGGGGCTCATCCTATGTCAATGACTTCATGGACGGGAACCGGCTTAAAAAGGTATACATCCAGGGGGATGCATCGTCCCGCATGCTGCCCGAAGATATCAACAGATGGCATGTTCGCAACAGCAAGGGCAACATGGTGCCGTTTTCCTCATTCACCTATGGCGAGTGGACCTACGGATCACCCCGATTGGAACGGTATAACGGCTCCTCCTCGGTGGAGATCCTGGGGGCGCCGGCTCCGGGGGTATCCTCGGGTGAAGCCATGGCCATTATCGAGGACCTGGCCAAAAAATTGCCCAAGGGGATTGCCCTGGAATGGACAGGTCTTTCCTATGAAGAGCGGATGGCAGGCTCCCAGAGCGGCATGCTTTATGCTATCTCCCTTTTGTTTGTGTTTTTGTGTCTGGCCGCCCTTTACGAATCCTGGTCCATCCCGTTTTCGGTCATGCTGGTTGTGCCGTTGGGGATTGTTGGATCCGTGGCCGCCACAAGCTGGGCAGGGTTAAGCAATGACGTATACTTCCAGATTGCGCTGCTCACCACGGTGGGGCTTGCGTCCAAAAACGCCATTCTCATTGTTGAATTTGCGAAAAGTCTATATGAAGGAGGGGTTGAACTGGTTCAGGCGGCAGTCATGGCGGCAGAAATTAGACTTCGCCCCATCCTGATGACCTCCTTTGCGTTTATCCTGGGTGTGACGCCACTGGCCATTTCCGACGGTGCGGGTTCTGCCAGCCAGAATGCCATCGGTATCGGCGTTATCGGCGGCATGGTGGCCGCCACATCCCTGGCGATTATCTTTGTCCCTCTCTTTTTCATCCTCATTGAACGGGGCAGTGAAAAGAAAAAACAGGCCGAAAACGGCCAAGGAGAATGA
- a CDS encoding efflux transporter outer membrane subunit: MTNNSHGPARSVMNTPARPTTNHEGHVTICRGFHRTWITAAVAGLLLFTAGCSFIPEYKQPEMPVTDAWPDENVQPAAGAGQPTAAQTAADIAYQDYFTSRTLQQIIAMALENNRDMRVALLNIEQAKAAYRIKKSDELPVAAGSAGMSRSGIAEDNSQTGKAMTGDWMMTAGVGVTAYELDLFGRVRSLSQNALETFLATREAASSTRIALVAQTADAYVNLLAQRKLQHLAQETYTAQKVTYDVIKSQYDAGSTDQLALAQAATSTESAKASIYRYKRLAAQAENALVYLAGSGVYDLIKPCETSLETIDNIGVLTQLPAGLPSRILLSRPDIQAAEHQLKAANASIGAARAALYPTISLTGSLGFASQGLSYLFDPSRSLSWTFSPNISIPIFSRGALNASLDSATVGEKIAAAQYEGAIQTAFREVADQLVARRHYKDELDAQNALVSATRQAYDLSKARYDNGIDDFLAVLDSQRSLFSAEQDAISLKQAYLSNLINLYKVMGGGKMETSNAN, from the coding sequence ATGACCAATAACAGCCATGGGCCGGCCCGGTCTGTCATGAACACCCCGGCGCGGCCCACAACAAATCATGAAGGTCATGTAACAATCTGTCGGGGCTTTCATAGAACATGGATTACGGCGGCCGTTGCGGGCTTGCTGCTTTTTACCGCCGGCTGTTCGTTTATTCCAGAATACAAACAGCCCGAAATGCCGGTGACCGATGCCTGGCCTGACGAAAATGTGCAACCGGCTGCCGGGGCAGGCCAACCGACAGCCGCACAGACTGCAGCCGACATTGCCTACCAGGATTATTTTACGTCCCGGACCTTGCAGCAGATCATTGCCATGGCCCTGGAAAACAACCGGGATATGAGAGTGGCACTGCTGAATATTGAACAGGCAAAGGCCGCCTACCGTATCAAAAAGTCTGATGAACTGCCCGTGGCGGCAGGTTCTGCCGGGATGAGCCGGAGCGGAATTGCAGAAGACAACAGCCAGACGGGCAAGGCCATGACAGGCGACTGGATGATGACCGCAGGGGTGGGGGTTACCGCCTACGAACTTGATCTCTTTGGCCGGGTAAGAAGCCTGAGTCAAAATGCCCTTGAAACCTTTCTTGCCACCCGGGAAGCCGCCTCAAGCACCCGCATTGCCCTGGTGGCCCAGACCGCTGACGCCTATGTCAACCTTCTGGCCCAAAGAAAGCTGCAACATCTTGCCCAGGAGACATACACGGCCCAAAAAGTCACATATGACGTGATCAAAAGTCAATATGATGCCGGCTCCACAGACCAGCTCGCCCTGGCCCAGGCCGCCACATCCACCGAAAGTGCCAAGGCCTCCATTTACCGGTACAAACGGCTGGCTGCCCAGGCCGAGAATGCCCTGGTATACCTTGCCGGTTCCGGGGTGTATGATCTGATCAAGCCTTGTGAAACGTCTCTTGAAACAATTGACAACATAGGCGTTTTGACACAGCTGCCTGCAGGACTGCCCTCCCGGATTCTTCTGTCCAGACCCGATATCCAGGCGGCAGAGCATCAGTTGAAGGCGGCCAACGCAAGCATTGGTGCGGCCCGGGCAGCCCTTTATCCCACCATCAGTCTGACCGGCTCCCTGGGGTTTGCCAGCCAGGGGCTTTCCTATCTGTTTGATCCATCCAGAAGCCTTTCCTGGACCTTTTCTCCCAATATATCCATCCCTATCTTCAGTCGGGGGGCACTGAATGCCAGTCTTGATTCCGCAACCGTTGGGGAAAAAATTGCGGCGGCCCAGTACGAAGGAGCCATTCAGACAGCGTTCAGGGAAGTGGCGGACCAGCTGGTGGCACGCAGGCACTACAAAGATGAACTGGATGCCCAGAATGCACTGGTGTCAGCCACCCGGCAGGCCTATGATCTGTCCAAGGCCAGATACGACAACGGCATAGATGATTTTCTTGCGGTTCTGGATTCCCAACGTTCGCTTTTCAGCGCCGAACAGGATGCTATTTCCCTGAAACAGGCTTATTTAAGCAACCTGATTAACCTTTACAAGGTCATGGGCGGAGGTAAAATGGAGACCTCGAATGCCAATTAA
- a CDS encoding phospholipase A, with amino-acid sequence MKLFGKYNGISISQTILCLWVCAVCVWIPGKTDALWAADLSCTMGTACSFVLVAPDSTRENPLPSGRETRIRFLFTNDEQNDLTLPDQVSLTFSARGVKPIAAQASLETASPSVIKAHGFGWANYIVKVPGGLSGLVTLQDSEKKGNAVNIYTDFPRECVIDGDAPDPRPFSMYESLFQPFFVNFSSYKPVYFLFGVEPNLQATTFQLSFKYRLFNFEEENWFKNCVEKIRMAYTQQSFWDLGSDSAPFEDSRYMPELFYYEDDLGIKLPYLLGSGFLFGYQHESNGRAGDDSRSTNYIYFQPVFVFHFCGNLMAAVKPKVWAYVNNNETTNGDLPDYRGYFDLETTIGHSYGLALTSHYRHGAKGPTIQLDLSYPMNRIPYLKRLLNVYVYARYSSGYSEQMLKYDRRADIFCLGLALTR; translated from the coding sequence ATGAAGCTGTTTGGCAAATATAATGGGATCTCAATTTCTCAAACAATACTGTGTTTATGGGTATGTGCGGTGTGTGTGTGGATTCCGGGGAAGACCGATGCGTTATGGGCTGCTGATTTGTCCTGCACCATGGGAACTGCTTGTTCCTTTGTTCTGGTTGCTCCGGATTCAACCCGGGAAAACCCTTTACCATCGGGCAGAGAAACCCGGATTCGTTTTTTGTTTACCAATGATGAACAAAATGATCTGACACTGCCTGATCAGGTCTCCCTGACCTTTAGTGCAAGGGGTGTGAAGCCTATTGCCGCACAAGCTTCATTGGAAACGGCAAGCCCGTCCGTCATCAAAGCGCATGGATTTGGTTGGGCCAATTACATAGTGAAGGTTCCCGGTGGTCTTTCAGGGCTTGTTACGCTCCAGGACAGTGAGAAAAAGGGTAATGCCGTCAACATATATACTGACTTTCCCCGGGAATGTGTCATTGACGGCGATGCCCCTGATCCCAGGCCATTCAGCATGTATGAATCTCTTTTTCAACCGTTTTTTGTGAATTTTTCAAGTTACAAGCCAGTGTATTTTCTTTTCGGTGTGGAGCCTAATTTACAGGCGACAACCTTTCAGCTCTCTTTTAAATATCGGCTGTTCAATTTTGAAGAAGAAAACTGGTTTAAAAATTGTGTGGAAAAGATCCGTATGGCATATACTCAGCAGTCTTTTTGGGATTTGGGATCTGATTCTGCCCCTTTTGAAGATTCACGGTATATGCCGGAACTTTTTTATTATGAGGATGATCTGGGAATCAAGCTGCCTTATCTTCTTGGCTCAGGTTTTCTTTTCGGGTACCAGCATGAGTCCAATGGGCGGGCCGGCGATGATTCAAGGAGCACCAATTATATCTATTTTCAGCCGGTTTTTGTGTTCCATTTCTGCGGAAATCTGATGGCTGCGGTAAAGCCAAAAGTGTGGGCATATGTCAATAACAACGAGACTACCAACGGCGATCTGCCCGATTACCGTGGCTATTTTGACCTGGAAACCACCATTGGTCATTCCTACGGTCTGGCCCTGACCAGTCATTACCGGCACGGAGCAAAGGGTCCAACCATTCAACTGGACCTCTCCTATCCCATGAACCGGATACCCTATTTAAAGCGGCTGTTAAATGTTTATGTCTATGCACGGTACTCTTCGGGGTATTCGGAGCAGATGCTGAAGTATGATCGCAGAGCCGATATTTTCTGTCTGGGACTGGCATTGACCCGTTAG
- a CDS encoding class I SAM-dependent methyltransferase, whose protein sequence is MVLQKETLGNDKWFAQGSQESNEVEEYYNTWGKDYEDSVKNWDYDAPEKAAALLNKFKHVDGTVCDAGCGSGLTGEALNAAGFKSVVGFDLSPDFAAVAKEKGVYEDVHIVNMHEKPFCYEDNQFANLICIGTLTYIEDVPEVVREFARITTPGGMVIFSHRTDMIDDEFTGKLEAIKADKVLEEVHISDPKPYLPGNKDFSDKIKIVYYAYRAL, encoded by the coding sequence TTGGTATTACAAAAAGAGACATTGGGCAATGACAAATGGTTTGCACAGGGAAGCCAGGAAAGTAACGAAGTTGAAGAATATTACAACACCTGGGGCAAAGATTACGAAGATTCAGTAAAAAACTGGGATTATGACGCACCGGAAAAAGCCGCTGCACTGCTGAATAAATTTAAACATGTTGACGGCACCGTATGCGATGCCGGATGCGGCAGCGGACTGACGGGCGAAGCACTGAATGCCGCCGGGTTTAAAAGCGTTGTCGGTTTTGACTTAAGCCCCGATTTTGCCGCTGTTGCCAAGGAAAAGGGCGTGTATGAAGATGTACACATTGTCAACATGCATGAAAAACCCTTCTGTTATGAAGACAACCAGTTCGCCAATCTGATCTGCATCGGCACACTCACCTACATTGAAGATGTGCCTGAAGTTGTTCGCGAGTTTGCCCGGATCACCACCCCCGGCGGCATGGTTATTTTTTCCCATCGTACGGATATGATTGATGACGAATTTACCGGAAAACTTGAAGCCATCAAGGCCGACAAGGTTCTGGAAGAAGTTCACATCTCCGATCCAAAACCGTATTTGCCTGGTAACAAAGACTTTTCTGATAAAATAAAGATCGTTTACTACGCATACCGCGCGTTGTAA
- a CDS encoding ABC transporter substrate-binding protein, whose amino-acid sequence MKKFITISLSMLIAALFLAPHPVCAQKPVKIGVLVPLTGIAAQGGLEMKYGIEMAAKEKGTVLGRPIKLLVEDTQVKPPIAVSKAEKLVYKDDCKALIGVLSSGVGLALAKNINKLNVPFLSTHVMTTKFYGLHPMVFRSGQLANDQTAVGNVKGILARPDLKNRTYYVLVHDYSWGHDAGERFIALAKKNGIKIYNEKYDKAPIKTKDWSSYISKIKASGADGVYMAFITNVIPVFAKQASDFGLQGKVKLVSAAAPGPVELAAGGTACHGIFGVSDWSWDVNNPTSDDWEMRFWNIYKTIPSDAAVHSYVGAMNLFNAIDKAGSTDAKAIATALKGISYDGPYGTVRISAKDNCMRNDAVLTETMAAPDNPFGAKVYMKVLDTFPAAELGPPE is encoded by the coding sequence ATGAAAAAATTTATCACTATTTCATTAAGTATGTTGATCGCCGCACTGTTCCTTGCACCCCATCCGGTGTGTGCCCAAAAGCCTGTTAAAATCGGAGTGCTGGTCCCCCTTACCGGAATTGCCGCCCAGGGCGGGTTGGAAATGAAGTACGGCATTGAAATGGCTGCCAAGGAAAAAGGAACTGTTCTTGGACGTCCCATTAAGCTGCTGGTTGAAGATACCCAGGTGAAACCGCCCATTGCAGTTTCAAAAGCGGAAAAATTGGTTTACAAAGACGACTGCAAGGCATTGATCGGGGTTTTATCCAGCGGCGTGGGCCTTGCCCTTGCCAAAAACATTAACAAGCTGAATGTGCCCTTTTTAAGCACCCATGTCATGACCACTAAATTTTATGGTCTGCACCCTATGGTTTTCAGATCCGGACAGTTGGCCAATGACCAGACAGCCGTCGGCAATGTCAAGGGAATCCTGGCACGGCCTGACTTGAAAAACCGAACCTATTACGTTCTTGTCCACGATTATTCCTGGGGACATGATGCCGGGGAAAGATTTATCGCACTGGCCAAAAAGAACGGTATCAAAATCTATAACGAAAAATATGACAAAGCCCCCATCAAGACAAAGGACTGGTCATCTTATATCAGTAAGATCAAGGCGTCCGGCGCAGATGGCGTATACATGGCATTTATCACCAACGTGATTCCGGTTTTTGCCAAACAGGCCTCTGATTTCGGTCTCCAGGGCAAAGTGAAGCTGGTTTCCGCGGCAGCCCCCGGCCCCGTGGAACTGGCTGCCGGTGGAACGGCCTGCCACGGTATTTTCGGTGTATCGGACTGGTCCTGGGATGTCAACAACCCGACCTCTGACGACTGGGAGATGCGGTTTTGGAACATATATAAAACAATTCCTTCCGATGCGGCCGTTCACAGCTATGTGGGGGCCATGAACCTGTTTAACGCCATTGACAAAGCCGGAAGTACGGATGCCAAGGCCATTGCAACAGCCCTCAAGGGGATCAGTTACGACGGCCCCTACGGTACGGTCCGGATTTCTGCAAAAGATAACTGCATGCGCAATGACGCCGTTCTGACGGAAACCATGGCTGCACCGGACAATCCTTTTGGTGCCAAGGTATATATGAAAGTGCTGGATACATTTCCGGCAGCCGAGCTTGGCCCTCCTGAGTAG
- a CDS encoding branched-chain amino acid ABC transporter permease yields MSGTLGIIVDLTLNSLVLGGVFLIVAIGLNIIYGLSRIMNMAHGALYAVGAYAGFSLVASGVNFFAALIIAPLIVGGIGLIIERTIIAPMRKRSMVYTLILTYGLMVFLDGSIKYIWGNEPRFIKLPEFMQGTLPILGTDYPVFRLMTLLLIIVIMGALMLFLNRTKIGIILRASSTIPEMVSCLGVDMRYVHMGAFVLGCVMAGLAGIIAGPLTTIDPLMGGEMLISSFVVIVIGGLGSLRGAVIAALLIGAVQTLAEFFITDLAMVIVYILMAVILAFMPLGLLGEGKFE; encoded by the coding sequence ATGAGCGGAACACTGGGTATTATAGTCGATCTTACATTGAACAGCCTTGTTCTCGGCGGCGTGTTTCTCATAGTAGCCATCGGTTTGAACATTATTTACGGGCTGAGCCGGATAATGAATATGGCCCACGGTGCCTTGTACGCTGTGGGCGCCTACGCAGGTTTTTCCCTTGTGGCATCGGGGGTGAACTTTTTTGCCGCACTAATAATTGCCCCCCTCATCGTGGGGGGGATCGGACTGATCATTGAACGGACCATTATTGCCCCCATGCGAAAAAGATCCATGGTATACACCTTGATCCTGACCTATGGGCTGATGGTTTTTCTTGACGGTTCGATCAAGTACATCTGGGGGAACGAGCCCCGTTTCATCAAGCTGCCGGAATTCATGCAGGGCACTTTGCCCATACTCGGTACGGACTACCCTGTTTTCAGGTTGATGACCCTGCTGCTGATTATAGTCATCATGGGCGCTTTAATGCTGTTTTTAAACAGGACAAAAATCGGAATTATTCTCAGGGCATCGAGCACAATCCCCGAAATGGTCTCTTGTCTTGGCGTGGACATGCGTTATGTGCATATGGGGGCATTTGTTCTTGGATGCGTCATGGCGGGCCTTGCAGGGATTATTGCAGGCCCGTTGACCACCATTGATCCGCTGATGGGCGGGGAAATGCTGATCAGTTCTTTTGTGGTCATTGTTATCGGCGGCCTTGGAAGCCTTCGCGGCGCAGTCATTGCCGCGCTGCTGATCGGCGCCGTCCAGACGCTGGCTGAATTTTTTATCACAGATCTGGCCATGGTCATCGTTTACATCCTCATGGCGGTTATCCTTGCCTTCATGCCCCTGGGTCTCCTTGGCGAGGGAAAGTTTGAATGA
- a CDS encoding branched-chain amino acid ABC transporter permease, which translates to MMHRTTAIPGIRSGFHPLKIVFIILLLSGLAVFPYVCGNRFYISLITEMMIYGLLAMSLDVLLGYTGLLSFMHNAYLGISAYAVGLFLIHVSPTSFWLACLAGIAFTCVVALPVGWVQVRTGGLTFALLTLAFGMMFHTIVWKWYDVTGGDDGLMGMPNPDISLFGITMGNSGDPLVIYMFTLVIVSLCFFITRRIINSPFGAVLEAIRENENRAAFIGINVRKYKLLGWLLACLLAGIAGALFILHKGYIGPSTMSAFAGAGVLMMVLLGGMGSLWGPLAGAAIFIYIQDYISTMTEHWEVFLGLVVIFLVLFLPTGFAGLAGHIRRLRKE; encoded by the coding sequence ATGATGCATCGTACAACAGCCATACCCGGCATCAGATCAGGGTTTCATCCCTTAAAAATCGTTTTTATTATCCTTCTGCTTTCCGGGTTGGCCGTGTTTCCTTATGTCTGCGGCAACCGGTTTTACATCAGCCTGATCACTGAAATGATGATATACGGGCTGCTGGCCATGAGCCTGGACGTGCTTTTAGGCTATACCGGCCTGTTGTCGTTCATGCACAACGCCTATCTTGGCATCAGTGCCTATGCGGTGGGACTGTTTTTAATCCATGTATCCCCGACATCCTTCTGGCTGGCCTGTCTGGCCGGCATTGCCTTTACCTGTGTTGTGGCCCTGCCCGTGGGGTGGGTCCAGGTCAGGACCGGGGGGCTGACCTTTGCTTTGCTGACCCTGGCATTCGGCATGATGTTTCATACCATTGTGTGGAAGTGGTATGATGTGACCGGCGGGGATGACGGATTAATGGGCATGCCCAATCCCGATATCAGCCTGTTCGGCATCACCATGGGAAATTCCGGGGACCCGCTGGTGATTTACATGTTCACACTGGTGATTGTATCCTTGTGTTTTTTCATTACCCGGAGAATCATTAATTCACCCTTTGGCGCAGTTCTTGAGGCCATTCGCGAAAATGAAAACCGGGCCGCCTTTATCGGTATCAATGTCAGAAAATACAAACTGCTGGGCTGGTTGCTGGCCTGTCTGCTCGCCGGTATCGCAGGGGCCTTGTTTATCCTGCATAAAGGCTATATCGGCCCGTCCACCATGAGTGCCTTTGCCGGGGCCGGTGTTCTTATGATGGTTCTATTGGGCGGTATGGGGTCCCTTTGGGGGCCTTTGGCCGGAGCGGCCATCTTTATCTATATCCAGGACTATATCAGCACGATGACGGAGCATTGGGAAGTTTTTCTCGGGCTTGTGGTCATCTTTCTTGTCCTGTTCCTGCCGACCGGATTTGCCGGCCTGGCCGGTCACATCAGACGATTGAGAAAGGAGTAA
- a CDS encoding ABC transporter ATP-binding protein, translating to MRGLLCTQNLCCQFGGVMATNDVCFSVDHNGLTSIIGPNGAGKTTFINLVTGKIGASSGKILFKEKDITNTPTHELVKLGICRTFQINSLFENLSVFENLRIARQAKVGGSFRIFSLKQKLKPVIKDTWAMLERLGLEKMADLPAKNLAYGDQRVLEVAIAMAGDPKILFLDEPTAGMSPLETHHIADLIKDLSNDICVVLVEHDMDMVMRISDRITVLQDGCIISEGTPREIRNNQQVREAYLGKAA from the coding sequence ATGAGAGGATTACTTTGCACACAGAATTTATGCTGTCAATTCGGCGGCGTAATGGCAACCAACGATGTTTGTTTCAGTGTTGACCACAATGGATTAACCTCGATTATCGGTCCCAACGGTGCCGGAAAAACCACTTTTATCAATCTTGTCACCGGCAAAATCGGGGCCAGTTCCGGAAAGATCTTGTTCAAGGAAAAGGACATTACCAACACGCCCACCCATGAGCTGGTAAAGCTGGGGATCTGCAGGACCTTTCAGATCAACAGCCTGTTTGAGAATTTAAGTGTATTTGAAAACTTGAGAATTGCCAGGCAGGCCAAAGTCGGGGGCTCTTTTCGCATATTTTCCTTAAAACAAAAATTAAAACCGGTTATTAAAGATACATGGGCCATGCTGGAACGACTGGGATTGGAGAAAATGGCCGACCTGCCTGCCAAAAATCTGGCCTATGGTGATCAGAGGGTGCTCGAGGTCGCCATTGCCATGGCAGGAGATCCCAAAATTCTGTTTCTGGATGAACCCACGGCCGGCATGTCACCCTTGGAAACCCATCATATTGCCGACTTGATCAAAGATTTGTCCAATGATATCTGCGTTGTTCTGGTGGAGCACGATATGGATATGGTCATGCGGATTTCAGACCGGATCACGGTCCTCCAGGACGGCTGCATCATTTCAGAAGGAACGCCCCGGGAAATTCGCAACAATCAGCAGGTCAGAGAGGCATACCTTGGAAAAGCGGCATAA